TTGTTCAAACTTCCCTTTACAGATCACTCATAGACAAAGAGCATGTGGTTGGGAACTTAAATACAAAGAAACCATTCTGAAGGTTTGGTATACATGATTTCAGTGACTTGCACTGCTTCATCTATGACTCTTTATTTAGAATAAAGAAGTTCAAAATTTGAGGCATAACTATAGAAATTGGGCGTGGTCTGATGACATCACCATTATCTTCCATAAGGAAGGTTGCATGTAGGAGTCTCATCCCAATTATGTTGATATTacgttgaacagatactacttagagtatatatactccgtatgtattttttttttttaaactatagAAATCGTAAACTGAAGCATTAATCCAAAATATAAGACCCTCCGTAAACATTTCTAATAATTGCTTGAACCTTTTGTattccacacacacacacaaatctGAAAAAATGAATACACGCTCGGAAATGAAGATGAATTCCAACAAAATTAATGAAGATTGGATTAAACATAACAACTTTAAGTCGCGAATCGAAGGAGAAAATTACCTTTTCTGATCATCGTGACGGCGACAGACGAAGAATGAAGGATGAAAGCGGCAGGAAGAAGGGGTGTTGGAGTCGGAAGTGTAAATGAACTTGCATCTCTTGCACAccttctctctcttcttcctggattcttcatcttctttcacCATGTTTGCATCCTTTTCCATTTCTCAAAATTATTAGCTGCTTGCCTGCTTCCAAGCTCCAAGTACCCTCGTATCTGGTTTAATGCGCTCCGATTAAGCGATTTGGTTAGCTGAATGCTCGTCCGTCTCCAGAGTTAAAACCGCGATTCAGccgttttgttttgttttgttttgtttttttaaatttttattttaatgaaaagTCGATTAAACCATCAAACCAAGAATAGTTTGGTTGACAATGATTTAGGTTTAATTTTAggtaattattaacttatttcaaaaataaattttggtgaattaatcaaattatttcagaaaatttatcaaataaactCTCAAAATCATGTGATATAgcaattaaacttttaaattattaaaattattaattattaggtgTTAAAAATTGGCTGCTTGGTATTGTGGTAAGCATATTACATATTAGTAATGTAATTGTATGgttgaaattaattttaaaataataaagacagaagatattaaatataaaagaagaaaaaagagttaAATAGGTGATCGAATTACACACCaaagtgcaattgaaccattgaatttaaaaaattacaatcatGTTACTGAACATCGCAAATTTAAGCAACTGAACATAAAATGACATGCTGAACATGTAATAGATGATGAGGTGGTTACTAGattaaaaatcactttttttaaaattattattttttaataaaatacctttaaaaaattattatttttaataaaaaagaccTTAAAAAAACGGCTACTCACCCCTCGTTTATGCCAAAAGGCGAAGAACCCATCTTCGTCCCTAATCGACGAAGAGGGGTTCTTTGTCTCCCGGAGACAAAGAAATGGTCTTTGTCTTCGGTCGGAATAAAGAGATGCTCCCTGTCTCCGATGGAGATGAAGGTGGGTGGACATcgatttttgttttattttctttttagatttatttaaaaattattaaaaataaagtaatttttttttagtttaataacCGCCACATCATATATTACTGGattaacatgttattttagGTTCAATTGCATCAATTTACATTGTTCATAGATCCAGTTGTAATTGTTGAGTTAGATGacttaatttttaatgtataattcGATGAATTATTTGACCATTtgatccttatatatatatatatatatatatatatatatatatatatatatatatatatatataattaaaaataagagGAACCATAGTTTCagccaaaaaaagaaaaaataaaattggccAATAATATGAAAAGTTTATTGGCCAATGAAATTGGACATCCCAACACCaaatttgtttctatttttGAGTTGAGTTGCTGTAATTGATTCTTCCGGTACTTCCTTACTTTACCAACTGAAAATACCAAAATTCGTTTCCCGTTGGGGTTTCTTGCCAGCATTTCTCATTGCTCCAGATATGCTATTCTCTCTTATCTGATCATATCTTTTCACTGAATTAGGGTTTTTGAATCTGTATCTCTGCGCTCGTGCTTGGCGTTCTGATTGATTTGATATCGGGGATTCTTCTTTCTGAACTGTTTCGCCGTGTAATATTCTGCCAGAAATTTGAGAGAGTAATGCTAGTTTCTGTGATTCAGCTCTAAATCGTGGATTCTGGACTTCTTATCCAGTTTGGGTGAGCGTAAAGGATTGATCTTTATTCAATTCTATCAACAATTTTGAGGTTTCATTGTTGTTTCAATATTTGGTTATATTTCTCCTGTATATTGTACTATCTGTTTCTGTGGTTCAAGTCTGTTTGGCTCCCCCTTTTGATGGATTTCATGGGAGAAGAAAACTGGGGTGTTGCTGGTTTGAATGACCAGGCTCTTTGGGCTACTGAGGATGATTATAGTGCCTGGAACAATGGTCCCTCTGGTGAAACCACCCCTTCAAACTCTAGCCATGATGGGAAGTACCGGTCTGGCAGTGAGCCTCCTAACAAGAAATCCCGAAATTCCCAGGGTTCAGACTCTCATGTCATAGTCCCTAATAGGTCCAAAGCGATTGGCAAGATGTTCTTCAAGACGAAATTGTGTTGCAAGTTCCGCGCTGGGGTCTGCCCCTATATAACCAATTGTAACTTTGCTCATGGGCTGGAAGAGCTGCGGAAGCCGCCCCCTAATTGGCAAGAGATTGTCACTGCACACGAGAGCGATCGTGGGGGAGCGCCAGTGGAGTCGAGGGAGGAACACCAGATTCCTATTTTGAGTTCCCCTGATTCACGGGCCGAGTTTCAGAGGTCTTACAAAGGAAGGCACTGCAAGAAGTTCTATACTGAAGAGGGATGCCCGTTTGGGGATAGTTGCACGTTCCTTCATGATGAACAGTCGCGGTCTAGGGAGAGTGTTGCAATAAGCGTGACTCCTACTGCAGGCAGTTGTGGTGGTAACAATTCAATTGCAGTAAACCAAAAGCCTACCAACTGGAAGACAAGAATTTGTAATAAGTGGGAGACTACAGGGTACTGCCCGTTTGGCAGCAAGTGTCATTTTGCTCATGGAGCAGCAGGTAAGGCGAAATTTTGCTAGTATGTTAAATTTCTGTTTGTTTGCCTCGTCTTATGGTAAAAATGCCTGTCTTATTGAAGTAGGGTTAATCTTCCCTTATAGTGTGGTGGAGAATACACATCTAAAGCATCCTGATTCCATAATTTAGATTGACATactggccctgtttggtaaaatggctgttagttgattgggttagagggtatgATTACttataacattagctgattgtagNGGGGATTTGATGTGGTAGTCCTGAGCTTGCTGTCCCAGCTTCATAGATTGGTTGTTTTATACATTAATGAGCACATAAACAAGTTTGTAAACAATGGAAGAAATAAAGGACGGGATGATATAAGGGAAAGAGTTGGAACAAGGACTCTGCTTATAGAATGGGATTTCAGTCTGGTTCAAAACAGTGAAGGATCTTGAACCAAAATTTATCCCCCCATTCTCCCAAGTAATAGGAAAGGGGATCGAGAAGTCTATATGGCATGACATATTCCATGTTGGGATGACCTATCCTTGAGGTACTGAGTGACAAGAAGTCTGTGTTTATAGAAGTTGTAGGTGGAGTGTGGTAAGAAGGGGGATGGGAGAGAGTGCTCCTAAAATGGCTATAACCCCATAGACATGTTTGAGAAATAGCAGCAAATGAACAAATGACCTAAAATTGCAAACAGGCCGATTAACAATACTTTGGAAAGCAAGAGATGTTagtatatttattcattacttaATAGTGCTTGCAAATTCGCATTAAGCGATTAACAGTTCATAGTTCTTGTGGTTGTCAAAACCTGCCATGCATTGCTTGTGTTCCATTTTCCTTCTAACTTATCAAAACATGGTTCGACATTCTTCATAAAAATCTCAGTTATATGGAGTAGTATTCAATTCTCATACCAACCATTGTTCATTTTAGCTTCAGACACGCTTCAACTGTGCTAATGATTGCTACTCTAGGGTGCATGTTTTTACAGTGTTGTAAAACTCAGCCTAGGCGGCCATCAACCATCTGATGGGCACCTAGCGCCTTCCACAACACTGTTTTTAATTACCAAGTGGCATACAGGGCTGACTTGGAAGGGAAATATCCCCTGAGCATTCTGGATGCCCTCATCATAACAAGCTTTCAATGGTTGAATATTTCTTTCCATCTTTGAACCAATTTTGCCACAAAGTGAAAGGCTGTTTATGCATTGGATTACTGGACTCATCTTGTAAAATGGCATTCTTCAATGCACTGATTGCAATCTGTTTCCGAAATTTCTGGCAGAGCTGCATAATTTTGGTGGAGGGCCAACGGAGGGTGAAGGCAAAGATTTCGCATCAGTTCCTTCAGATGTAAAGCAGGGAGGGTCGTTAAAGCCAGTAGATACCATGGTTGCCTCAGCCACATCTGCTCCCAATGCAGATGTTTATCATTTGGGTTCGGGTGTATCGTTGCAAAGACCTTCTAACATAACTCAGAGGCCGGGGGAGAGGCCTATTCAGAAATGGAAAGGACCGAATAGAATAAGCAAAATCTACGGGGACTGGATAGATGATATGGAATGAGAGGGCAAAACCTGATATTAAGCAGAGGATGCTAAGTGTTCTTGAATGCAAAAGTTCTGAGTAGAGATGTAATACCTTTTTGTCAGGTCCAGgcaatgttgttgttgttgtatgtCAATAATGTTAACATACCATAGTACATAGAGACGACTATGGAAatgaataatttataataatatcattttgTACCATCTTAGCAGATACTGTTCCAAATGAGACTGATCTCTTTCCTTTTATTTTGTGAATTACTAGTCAGGACAATAAATGCGAGGAGTTAAAATAAGAATGAGTTCAATTACAATCAtataaagaagaaaatttattcggtaaaaacAAAAGcgattaaaatgaaaatttttctaTGGCACCAGACATGTATCCCAAGGACATTTCTTTCTCCACATGATTACATGAACTcaatatctatctatctatctccGAATTATCACCtacttttatttaatattatatgttatatataatatatattaaacaaataaataaaataaaaaccaaaaaaaaaaaaaaaaaaaaaaaaaaaaNNNNNNNNNNNNNNNNNNNNNNNNNNNNNNNNNNNNNNNNNNNNNNNNNNNNNNNNNNNNNNNNNNNNNNNNNNNNNNNNNNNNNNNNNNNNNNNNNNNNNNNNNNNNNNNNNNNNNNNNNNNNNNNNNNNNNNNNNNNNNNNNNNNNNNNNNNNNNNNNNNNNNNNNNNNNNNNNNNNNNNNNNNNNNNNNNNNNNNNNNNNNNNNNNNNNNNNNNNNNNNNNNNNNNNNNNNNNNNNNNNNNNNNNNNNNNNNNNNNNNNNNNNNNNNNNNNNNNNNNNNNNNNNNNNNNNNNNNNNNNNNNNNNNNNNNNNNNNNNNNNNNNNNNNNNNNNNNNNNNNNNNNNNNNNNNNNNNNNNNNNNNNNNNNNNNNNNNNNNNNNNNNNNNNNNNNNNNNNNNNNNNNNNNNNNNNNNNNNNNNNNNNNNNNNNNNNNNNNNNNNNNNNNNNNNNNNNNNNNNNNNNNNNNNNNNNNNNNNNNNNNNNNNNNNNNNNNNNNNNNNNNNNNNNNNNNNNNNNNNNNNNNNNNNNNNNNNNNNNNNNNNNNNNNNNNNNNNNNNNNNNNNNNNNNNNNNNNNNNNNNNNNNNNNNNNNNNNNNNNNNNNNNNNNNNNNNNNNNNNNNNNaaaaaaaaaaaaaaaaaaaaacaaaaaaaaaaaaaaaaaaaaaaaaaaaaaggagaagcgATCATGCACCCAACAAGCACATGTAATGCACAGCACCTGCACAAATTCTGCATATTGGCAACTTTTACCTTTTGAAATGTAATGTGGGAAGGAAGAACTAACCTTAGAGTCTGCATATTGGCCGCTTTTACCTTTTGAAATGTAATGTGGGAAGGTAGAGCTGATATGAGGAGGCATTATCTATATTCTTACTGCTATAGAGTGCTAGTAATCTTATGTGTATATACTAACAATAACAAATTTGTCTGTGCAATCTGAAGTATGGGAGAAAGAGAGCAGAAACAGCTAACATTCTAACAAAAGTTGTAGATCCTGCAAATTACAAACATTTCATGAAACTAACAAAATCCATGCAGAATGGCACCTTGCCCCTTGCCCCCTACCCCCCTACTTCTCTCTAACGCCCTAAAAAAGGAAAAGCGTTGTATTTACATGTCTTCTTCCGGGCTCAGTCTTTGAAGAACTACCCTGCTCCTTGTCAGGGTAAGGaaatgaaagagagagagaaagggaggtAGAAACTTCCTCCTCCATCACACTTGTTGCTGCATCATCTGTAGGCAGTTCGTGTTTCTTGCCTACATTTCCACCTAAGAACAGCGGGGGTGATGGGGTGATGGATTTTGCTTCAGTCACTAAAGCAAGCTCGAGATTAGGTGCCTTGTCGTGGAGTAGATCTTCCTCCAAAGGATGCACTTTCCGCTGCATCATGCTGCCATCAAACCCAATCTCATCAGCAGGAAGTGGAGCAACAGGGAAGAAGAATGTCTCTGCACGCCCTGAGCGTCCCAAGATGCTCATCTCACTCGAAGCTTCATGGTGAGCTTTCTCTTGTGGAGAAGGCACGGAAGCTGCACGATGGAGGCCCGACAGGAATCCATAACTCGAGTGGCTTGCTTGGTCATTATGTCCACTGAATTCATCAATTAAAGACTTCCCTTTTCTGTTGTGATGGACTGAAACCAAGCTGTCGTGACTGTAATTTGGAAGTCCGTGGGTTGTTCCAGGGGCGGCAGATTGCAACACAGTCTCCACGGAATCTGCACGCCTATTGATCAAATTCATGTTTGAGTGTGATGGCATCATCTCTCTCACCAAAGCAGCTTCTTCATTAGTAGATCCATCAGCCAAAGGCATATCACCAAGATGCACATCATCTTCATCACTACATTTCATCAATGAGCTCCTGACAGAAGCTACATCCTGCACAGCAGCTGGAACTTCACGAAAACAATGCAATGGCTGGTGTCTATAGGGTTTGGTAGCAGCACATTGGACTGAGAGCTGACCACTCATAGTAGGATTCCTAACTCTCTCGTCAGTAGGAGCGGAAATGTGTTGTGCATCCGCTCTACAGTCGGAAGCAATATCTTCCTCCTACAAGAAGCATAAACATGAAATCATCAAAATTACATACTGCTTGTTGtgctaataatatttatatagctAGAGAGAACACTAATTCCCAACATATGAAGAAAGGATCACCAATGTGCAAAACAGGAGCACTTCGTGTATAATCCTAGACCTTTATGCCTAAATAGACAGAACTTTGGGCTTATTTctacatataattatttattttatagacacacacacattcACCACATCCTTCCCCACCAACACCCCAACCAGGccaaatattgttatatatttgaATGTAGGAAGAGCATGAAGTACTGCACCAAGATGATCCTGTGAGGTAAAGGCATATAAAGCAGTATTTTCAGGTAAAGGCATATCTTTATATGCTTAATGATACATCACCTCTCTCACCAAAGCAGTATTTTCAGGTAAAGGCAGGATGATCCTGGAGATATCTTGAGTCAATAATTTCTCAGCACCAAGAGCATGTAAACAGTTTTCCTTATTCCCTTTGAACACACCCCACAGGAAAAACATCATATTCCACCCTGCACATACCAGGTAAGCAAAGTAGAAATGAGAAAGGCTAGCTACGATAGAGCCCTCAAAATCATAAGGCAATCCATGGTTCATATAAGAATACCAGCTGAAATTTTCCAAATACCACACAGTATAGGTAAAGTAAGCAAAGAACAAAATGCATGCAGCCTAATGCAAactattcattttaatttttcattatcaAAGCACTAAGCTAGTATAAAATCATGTTCAgcataatttcttaaaatgcCTCCAGAAATCATATTGACCAACTTCTATAAATAAAATCCTAGAAAGAAGCACGTGATGCTATACTTACGGTGGAATTTCTCAGGAAGCTGGTTAGATGGGAATATCAGCAGCTCAATGCCTCCAAAATTTCCTTTCAGAGCTAGGTCATGCATCATCATATCCCCAAGCAAAATTTTGTAGCTCTTCTCATAACTGCACCATTTTCAATACATAACTTCTAGATAGTATAAGCAATTatattgaaagaaaagaaaatatgattAGAAAGGGAAATCAGGAAGGGTACCTCTCTATATCCACAGGGAAGAAAAAGAGTGCTATGTTATCCTCCCTAACGCCACACTCCTGGAACTGTATTGGCCAGTAACTCAAACGTGAAATTTCATTAAGCATGAGCTTCTGAGGGAATTTGTTAGCAGcatctaaaactttaggtgatGCACGTGTTGATAAATGAGCCTGAATTCCATCACATAGAATAAGGGTTTTCCCGCTCCTGTGAATCTCAAAACCTCCTCTGCACAGGAACATCATGCATAAGATGAGCATCTTTCAAAATGTAGCAACTCCTTGAAATTCCAATCAAGATATcaaaatgaaaagaagaaaaaaaatatgttaaaagttTCAAAGTCATACTGCCATATGTACTGATGTTCTGGGATGGTTGCTTTCAGAAGTGCTTTTTCTACTGGAGAATGGGATTGTACATTAATTCTAGAAGATTTTCCATCAGAAGGGGCCTCAGGACCTGCATCTCCAGTTCCTATAGGAACTTCAGCAGAATGCAATATCAACTGCTCTGCATTGTTCTTGGTCTCCTGTTTGGAAGAGCAGGCAGTTGATTGTTGCAATCTCTTAAGCTCTTCATGTGTCTCTTTGGAACACTTCATATTTCTTCTGTAGCTTGGGCTAGGTAATTGGTCCGGAAAAGAGATATCATTATTCTTGTTCAATGCCAACAAGTCTTTAATACGGTCAGAGACTTTGTTCTTCCAAAACTTTCCAGGTTTCTTGAGCATTGCTGCCTCAATTGCAGCTTTTACATCACCAGACCAATTTGTGACCTCTCCTGAATTCTTTACAGCAGGCGCATCTAAAGACAATTCAGTTCCATTAACTGTGCTAAATTGCACCGCATGACCACTTCCTTTACCTTTCTGGCAAGAAACATTTTTTCCACTGGCAGTACTCGCCTGTCTTGAGTGACTCCCAGAATTCTCCCTTGCTCTCTGGCCACACTCTTTTGATTCCATGGGCTGAGACAATCCATCCTGTACAACTTTTTCACTACTACATACAGTTCTCACAGCAATATAAGAACTTGAAGAGGAATCCCCCTTTGTACTAATTTGATTAGGcttttcttcattatttttaaatctattAGCCACTGAAGCTCCATCGACATGTGATGCTTGCTTCTTAGTTTCACCTGATATGGATGGAAGCacccattaaaaataaatattaaacaagAAGCAAACAAATGGTAATCAGGACCCTGATCAGAAATATCACCTGGCAACTTTGAATCAGTAACCTTCACAGTAGATTGTAAGGAGGGATCACCATGAGGTGATGACTTTTTATCACTCCTGGATGAAGATATGGCAACACAACTGGTGTGTTCTGATCTTAGAGAATTTTCACATAAACTTTTATCTTTGACCTTTTTTGGCCCTTCCATATCCCGATCATGAGAAGACCTTGGAGATAACATTTTGACTTTTGATTCGACATCATTTAATTGGGTTGACTTTGGTGGCTTAAAAGACATGGATTTTCCCAATGATCTAACTGCTCCCTCCTTTGAATTGATAAAAGCTGTTTCCCTAACTGATTTCTGCTTCACAGGAGAAACTTGATCCACAAGTTTGACCTTTGGTTTGGCACTCGAGGAGCTGAATGAATTGGACTTTGAGAAAATACCTGCACAGTTAATTTTCACAGAAGCCAAAATTTTACGCTCTAGGTAACATTGAGATCAGACATTAAATTAGTTGTATGAAGCAAACTAAATAACATTACTACCTCGAGGAGGTTGTGGCTGGGGGGCTGTAGAAGAAGGGACCTTAGCTGCAAAAGAACCAGAAGAAAAAGGATTTAAAGGTTTCACTTTCCCCCTCTCTAAGTTCTTAAATGAACTTTCATGAGAAAGTGAAGCAACCCTATTGGGGATTTTTGCCTTTGGTGAGCACAAAATTGGTTCAAGAGCTCGTTTCTTTGCCACAGAGGAAACCCCACTTTCATTTGGCAGTGGATTTACAAGTTTAACTTTTCCCTTCTCTAAATTCTTAAATGAACTTTCACGGTGAAGTGAAGGAACCTTTGTCTGCATCTgtgcctttggtgaacccaaaATTGGTTCAAGAGCTCGCTTCATTGTTGCAGAAGAAAAGTCACTGCCATATGAAAGTTGGTTTACAAGTTTAACCTTCTTCTTCTCTAAGTTCTTAAATGAACTTTCACGAGAAAGTGAAGTGACCCTATTGGGGATTTGTGCCGTTGGTGAGCGCAACTCAAGACGCTGCCTTTTTGTCGGAGAAGAAACTTCACTATCGTCTGTGCATCTCTTGCCAGATGTTTTCAGATAAGAACGTTCTTCAATAGCTTTGTCTCCCCAAAAATCAGAAGTTTTTTGCTCCATCTTTAAAGGATGATCAGACTTAGCAATGATTGCCCTTCTAGATGGCGAAGTCTTTTCCTTCTCATTGACCCTACCACTGTTAGCATGCTTATTCTTCATCTCTTGGTCGAATTTACATTCCTCACACAGCCAATCACCCTCCGGAATTTTCTCGAGCATTTTTTGCATGCAATAACTAGGATACAATCACAAAACAAGAAAATGTCATGAAAAGCACTAACAGATAGTAGATGGAGTATAAAACAACTTGAGGGCTTACGTATGTTCAGCTCCATCAGTACACCTAGAACATATGGCAAGTAAATACTCTCGTCCTACGTCCCCACATATATCACAAACTTTGACCTGTTCTCAGCAAAACAAATAGTTCAGGCAACAggaccccaaaaaaaaaaaaaaaaaaaaaaaaNTAAGGGTTTTCCCGCTCCTGTGAATCTCAAAACCTCCTCTGCACAGGAACATCATGCATAAGATGAGCATCTTTCAAAATGTAGCAACTCCTTGAAATTCCAATCAAGATATcaaaatgaaaagaagaaaaaaaatatgttaaaagttTCAAAGTCATACTGCCATATGTACTGATGTTCTGGGATGGTTGCTTTCAGAAGTGCTTTTTCTACTGGAGAATGGGATTGTACATTAATTCTAGAAGATTTTCCATCAGAAGGGGCCTCAGGACCTGCATCTCCAGTTCCTATAGGAACTTCAGCAGAATGCAATATCAACTGCTCTGCATTGTTCTTGGTCTCCTGTTTGGAAGAGCAGGCAGTTGATTGTTGCAATCTCTTAAGCTCTTCATGTGTCTCTTTGGAACACTTCATATTTCTTCTGTAGCTTGGGCTAGGTAATTGGTCCGGAAAAGAGATATCATTATTCTTGTTCAATGCCAACAAGTCTTTAATACGGTCAGAGACTTTGTTCTTCCAAAACTTTCCAGGTTTCTTGAGCATTGCTGCCTCAATTGCAGCTTTTACATCACCAGACCAATTTGTGACCTCTCCTGAATTCTTTACAGCAGGCGCATCTAAAGACAATTCAGTTCCATTAACTGTGCTAAATTGCACCGCATGACCACTTCCTTTACCTTTCTGGCAAGAAACATTTTTTCCACTGGCAGTACTCGCCTGTCTTGAGTGACTCCCAGAATTCTCCCTTGCTCTCTGGCCACACTCTTTTGATTCCATGGGCTGAGACAATCCATCCTGTACAACTTTTTCACTACTACATACAGTTCTCACAGCAATATAAGAACTTGAAGAGGAATCCCCCTTTGTACTAATTTGATTAGGcttttcttcattatttttaaatctattAGCCACTGAAGCTCCATCGACATGTGATGCTTGCTTCTTAGTTTCACCTGATATGGATGGAAGCacccattaaaaataaatattaaacaagAAGCAAACAAATGGTAATCAGGACCCTGATCAGAAATATCACCTGGCAACTTTGAATCAGTAACCTTCACAGTAGATTGTAAGGAGGGATCACCATGAGGTGATGACTTTTTATCACTCCTGGATGAAGATATGGCAACACAACTGGTGTGTTCTGATCTTAGAGAATTTTCACATAAACTTTTATCTTTGACCTTTTTTGGCCCTTCCATATCCCGATCATGAGAAGACCTTGGAGATAACATTTTGACTTTTGATTCGACATCATTTAATTGGGTTGACTTTGGTGGCTTAAAAGACATGGATTTTCCCAATGATCTAACTGCTCCCTCCTTTGAATTGATAAAAGCTGTTTCCCTAACTGATTTCTGCTTCACAGGAGAAACTTGATCCACAAGTTTGACCTTTGGTTTGGCACTCGAGGAGCTGAATGAATTGGACTTTGAGAAAATACCTGCACAGTTAATTTTCACAGAAGCCAAAATTTTACGCTCTAGGTAACATTGAGATCAGACATTAAATTAGTTGTATGAAGCAAACTAAATAACATTACTACCTCGAGGAGGTTGTGGCTGGGGGGCTGTAGAAGAAGGGACCTTAGCTGCAAAAGAACCAGAAGAAAAAGGATTTAAAGGTTTCACTTTCCCCCTCTCTAAGTTCTTAAATGAACTTTCATGAGAAAGTGAAGCAACCCTATTGGGGATTTTTGCCTTTGGTGAGCACAAAATTGGTTCAAGAGCTCGTTTCTTTGCCACAGAGGAAACCCCACTTTCATTTGGCAGTGGATTTACAAGTTTAACTTTTCCCTTCTCTAAATTCTTAAATGAACTTTCACGGTGAAGTGAAGGAACCTTTGTCTGCATCTgtgcctttggtgaacccaaaATTGGTTCAAGAGCTCGCTTCATTGTTGCAGAAGAAAAGTCACTGCCATATGAAAGTTGGTTTACAAGTTTAACCTTCTTCTTCTCTAAGTTCTTAAATGAACTTTCACGAGAAAGTGAAGTGACCCTATTGGGGATTTGTGCCGTTGGTGAGCGCAACTCAAGACGCTGCCTTTTTGTCGGAGAAGAAACTTCACTATCGTCTGTGCATCTCTTGCCAGATGTTTTCAGATAAGAACGTTCTTCAATAGCTTTGTCTCCCCAAAAATCAGAAGTTTTTTGCTCCATCTTTAAAGGATGATCAGACTTAGCAATGATTGCCCTTCTAGATGGCGAAGTCTTTTCCTTCTCATTGACCCTACCACTGTTAGCATGCTTATTCTTCATCTCTTGGTCGAATTTACATTCCTCACACAGCCAATCACCCTCCGGAATTTTCTCGAGCATTTTTTGCATGCAATAACTAGGATACAATCACAAAACAAGAAAATGTCATGAAAAGCACTAACAGATAGTAGATGGAGTATAAAACAACTTGAGGGCTTACGTATGTTCAGCTCCATCAGTACACCTAGAACATATGGCAAGTAAATACTCTCGTCCTACGTCCCCACATATATCACAAACTTTGACCTGTTCTCAGCAAAACAAATAGTTCAGGCAACAggaccccaaaaaaaaaaaaaaaaaaaaaaaagtctcacAAGTAAGAACATACTTTTTCCAATAAACACATGTTGAGTGATAAAGGCTA
This portion of the Ipomoea triloba cultivar NCNSP0323 chromosome 5, ASM357664v1 genome encodes:
- the LOC116019660 gene encoding uncharacterized protein LOC116019660 isoform X1, which translates into the protein MGSKVDELSGETCVENASSFSGNDVLPASKSKKDFALEPKMEVSESLEDHVASLADKEGIDKVVGTTGLDLIASQIHQMEESDDSEIVEVDVKVCDICGDVGREYLLAICSRCTDGAEHTYCMQKMLEKIPEGDWLCEECKFDQEMKNKHANSGRVNEKEKTSPSRRAIIAKSDHPLKMEQKTSDFWGDKAIEERSYLKTSGKRCTDDSEVSSPTKRQRLELRSPTAQIPNRVTSLSRESSFKNLEKKKVKLVNQLSYGSDFSSATMKRALEPILGSPKAQMQTKVPSLHRESSFKNLEKGKVKLVNPLPNESGVSSVAKKRALEPILCSPKAKIPNRVASLSHESSFKNLERGKVKPLNPFSSGSFAAKVPSSTAPQPQPPRGIFSKSNSFSSSSAKPKVKLVDQVSPVKQKSVRETAFINSKEGAVRSLGKSMSFKPPKSTQLNDVESKVKMLSPRSSHDRDMEGPKKVKDKSLCENSLRSEHTSCVAISSSRSDKKSSPHGDPSLQSTVKVTDSKLPGETKKQASHVDGASVANRFKNNEEKPNQISTKGDSSSSSYIAVRTVCSSEKVVQDGLSQPMESKECGQRARENSGSHSRQASTASGKNVSCQKGKGSGHAVQFSTVNGTELSLDAPAVKNSGEVTNWSGDVKAAIEAAMLKKPGKFWKNKVSDRIKDLLALNKNNDISFPDQLPSPSYRRNMKCSKETHEELKRLQQSTACSSKQETKNNAEQLILHSAEVPIGTGDAGPEAPSDGKSSRINVQSHSPVEKALLKATIPEHQYIWQGGFEIHRSGKTLILCDGIQAHLSTRASPKVLDAANKFPQKLMLNEISRLSYWPIQFQECGVREDNIALFFFPVDIESYEKSYKILLGDMMMHDLALKGNFGGIELLIFPSNQLPEKFHRWNMMFFLWGVFKGNKENCLHALGAEKLLTQDISRIILPLPENTALVREEEDIASDCRADAQHISAPTDERVRNPTMSGQLSVQCAATKPYRHQPLHCFREVPAAVQDVASVRSSLMKCSDEDDVHLGDMPLADGSTNEEAALVREMMPSHSNMNLINRRADSVETVLQSAAPGTTHGLPNYSHDSLVSVHHNRKGKSLIDEFSGHNDQASHSSYGFLSGLHRAASVPSPQEKAHHEASSEMSILGRSGRAETFFFPVAPLPADEIGFDGSMMQRKVHPLEEDLLHDKAPNLELALVTEAKSITPSPPLFLGGNVGKKHELPTDDAATSVMEEEVSTSLSLSLSFPYPDKEQGSSSKTEPGRRHVNTTLFLF